A genomic segment from Aspergillus puulaauensis MK2 DNA, chromosome 1, nearly complete sequence encodes:
- a CDS encoding uncharacterized protein (COG:K;~EggNog:ENOG410Q2S4;~InterPro:IPR036864,IPR021858,IPR001138;~PFAM:PF00172;~TransMembrane:1 (i343-359o);~go_function: GO:0000981 - DNA-binding transcription factor activity, RNA polymerase II-specific [Evidence IEA];~go_function: GO:0008270 - zinc ion binding [Evidence IEA];~go_process: GO:0006355 - regulation of transcription, DNA-templated [Evidence IEA]), with the protein MPSRRSYKGPGSSRHGCLECRARRIKCGKEQPQCSSCLSRNLACEYIPPTSSLPWRPKTKSCSSTPSLPPSAIASPSAVDSAFLAQYEDFMETSLTVPPAKELNIEDLELMVQWCTKTYRSVSRNGTVESIWQAVVPREAMRHPFLMHGILALSALHLAVASDDDLRDQYIEVSKAHQRQAVVGLGKISGKLKPHHYNAAFTLSNIMMIFSFALPEITGQTVSQSPVDEIHQVFLSTRKSGDVLSNVTDCVRNGELKMLLEYDTAQPKMPDTSRLAIMSLAQLNANLARKDPHHEKDVYDNTIKHLGHSLDKVSRGGETMIVAFQWIFQVPAKYIELFRKREPFALVILAHYAVIMHFLRRHWWMGEWSLKLIQEIGQHLDHNWRNSITWVLDATSYYIPPV; encoded by the exons ATGCCCTCCCGGCGGAGCTACAAAGGCCCAGGCAGCTCTCGGCATGGCTGTTTGGAGTGCAGGGCCCGGCGAATCAAG TGTGGAAAAGAACAGCCTCAGTGTTCATCCTGTCTCAGTCGCAACCTGGCATGCGAGTATATACCCCCCACCTCCTCGCTGCCATGGCGGCCCAAAACCAAGTCCTGTTCTTCCACTCCGTCTCTTCCCCCTTCAGCTATAGCGTCGCCCTCTGCTGTTGACTCTGCATTCCTGGCTCAGTACGAGGATTTCATGGAGACCTCCCTCACTGTGCCTCCCGCCAAGGAGCTCAATATCGAGGACCTTGAATTGATGGTACAGTGGTGCACCAAAACATATCGCTCCGTCTCCCGCAATGGCACTGTCGAGAGTATATGGCAGGCTGTCGTCCCCAGGGAAGCAATGCGCCATCCATTTCTGATGCACGGCATCCTCGCACTCTCCGCACTTCACCTTGCCGTGGCTAGCGATGACGACTTGAGAGACCAATACATAGAGGTCTCTAAAGcccaccagcgccaggctgTGGTCGGTCTGGGTAAAATATCAGGGAAGCTCAAGCCACATCACTACAATGCGGCGTTTACGCTATCCAACATCATGATGATATTTTCCTTTGCCCTCCCCGAAATCACAGGCCAGACAGTGAGTCAAAGCCCGGTGGACGAGATCCACCAAGTTTTCCTATCAACAAGGAAGTCGGGGGATGTATTATCCAACGTCACCGATTGTGTGAGAAATGGGGAGCTGAAAATGTTGCTTGAGTACGACACGGCGCAGCCGAAGATGCCTGATACCTCGCGGCTAGCGATCATGTCCTTAGCCCAGCTGAACGCAAATCTGGCTCGCAAGGATCCTCATCATGAAAAAGACGTTTACGATAATACGATCAAACACCTGGGTCACTCTTTGGACAAAGTGTCGAGAGGGGGCGAAACAATGATTGTTGCGTTTCAGTGGATCTTCCAAGTACCGGCCAAGTACATTGAGCTGTTTCGAAAACGCGAACCGTTTGCACTTGTGATTCTGGCACATTACGCCGTGATCATGCATTTCCTAAGACGACATTGGTGGATGGGTGAATGGAGTCTCAAACTGATCCAAGAAATTGGACAGCATTTGGATCATAATTGGAGGAATTCGATCACTTGGGTTCTCGATGCTACGAGCTATTACATCCCGCCAGTGTGA
- a CDS encoding DUF3602 domain-containing protein (COG:S;~EggNog:ENOG410PS43;~InterPro:IPR022024;~PFAM:PF12223), with protein MARNISHGRGGAGNIYSSQTRTTPQDLVTPTIKQDVYTTGRGGSGNMVHNDPKHPELARESQDVETPPVRIQEGAHHTGRGGAANQYIPSAEEEKKAREEEEQLRRVVTARAEREQQQRPRDIEEGNGNGNENAKA; from the exons ATGGCTCGAAACATTTCCCACGGCCGCGGCGGCGCCG GAAACATCTACTCCAGCCAAACCCGCACAACCCCGCAGGACCTCGTCACGCCTACCATCAAGCAGGACGTCTACACTACCGGCCGCGGCGGCTCAGGAAACATGGTTCATAATGACCCCAAACACCCCGAGCTTGCGCGCGAAAGTCAGGATGTTGAGACCCCGCCTGTGCGCATCCAGGAGGGGGCACACCATACTGGTCGTG GTGGTGCCGCGAACCAGTATATCCCCAGcgcggaagaggagaagaaggcccgtgaggaggaggaacaaTTACGTCGAGTTgtgacggcgagggcggagcgcgagcagcagcaacggccgcgggatatcgaggaggggaatgggaatggaaaTGAGAATGCAAAGGCCTAG
- a CDS encoding velvet factor family protein (COG:S;~EggNog:ENOG410PHB7;~InterPro:IPR038491,IPR021740,IPR037525;~PFAM:PF11754), which yields MYAVEDRTHSGHLPPPPLSMDRAPPSTMYPGSTGASTMVSPGNQAEPVSTIHDGRIWSLQVVQQPIRARMCGFGDKDRRPITPPPCIRLVVRDAQTEKEIDINEMDTTFYVIMADLWSQDGTHEVNLVKHSATSPSISTAMSSSYPPPPHSTSPDYPSSYPQNPYGQVGYPAVGNYYAGNTQLQYQNPYGNPQAQYYPPVYGAGGMGQPPQMPAAQPVASGPGGMFTRNLIGCLSASAFRLCDPENKIGVWFILQDLSVRTEGCFRLKFSFANVGRAVTDLNESQVMEVINKGSAPVLATAFSEPFQVFSAKKFPGVIESTALSKCFALQGIKIPIRKDGVRGQGSRGRHSDEDDGLDNEY from the exons ATGTATGCTGTTGAGGATAGGACCCATTCAGGACAcctcccaccaccgccacTTTCTATGGATCGAGCCCCTCCGTCCACCATGTATCCAGGCTCTACAGGCGCCAGCACTATGGTTTCTCCGGGTAATCAGGCAGAGCCCGTCTCGACAATACACGATGGTCGCATCTGGTCTTTGCAGGTTGTGCAACAGCCCATTCGTGCTCGGATGTGCGGCTTTGGTGATAAA GACCGGAGACCAATCACACCCCCGCCGTGTATCCGCCTCGTGGTAAGAGATGCGCAAACCGAGAAGGAAATCGATATCAA CGAAATGGACACCACATTCTACGTAATTATGGCAGATTTATGGAGCCAAGACGGGACACATGAAGTCAACCTCGTGAAGCACTCGGCTACGTCTCCTTCGATATCTACGGCGATGTCTTCGTCATACCCGCCACCGCCGCACTCCACGTCTCCAGACTACCCGTCATCTTACCCGCAAAACCCCTACGGCCAAGTTGGATACCCAGCGGTGGGTAATTACTATGCCGGAAATACCCAACTTCAATATCAAAACCCTTATGGCAACCCTCAGGCACAGTACTACCCCCCAGTGTATGGAGCAGGGGGTATGGGACAACCACCGCAGATGCCAGCCGCTCAACCCGTTGCCTCAGGACCTGGAGGCATGTTCACGCGAAACCTGATCGGTTGTTTGAGCGCCAGCGCTTTCCGCCTATGCGATCCAGAGAATAAGATTGGCGTGTGGTTTATCTTGCAAGACCTCAGTGTGCGAACTGAAGGATGCTTCCG attgaAATTCAGCTTCGCCAATGTGGGCAGGGCGGTTACCGATCTCAATGAGTCGCAAGTCATGGAGGTGATTAACAAGGGTTCTGCACCAGTCCTTGCCACTGCATTCTCAGAACCTTTCCAAGTGTTCTCTGCAAAGAAATTCCCTGGTGTCATTGAGAGCACAGCTCTCAGCAAATGCTTTGCCCTGCAAGGAATCAAGATTCCCATCCGCAAAGATGGTGTAAGAGGTCAAGGCTCTCGTGGACGCCacagcgacgaggacgacggtCTGGATAACGAATACTGA
- a CDS encoding WD40 repeat domain-containing protein (COG:S;~EggNog:ENOG410PGEI;~InterPro:IPR012972,IPR001632,IPR036322,IPR015943, IPR001680,IPR019775,IPR020472,IPR017986;~PFAM:PF12894,PF08154,PF00400;~go_function: GO:0005515 - protein binding [Evidence IEA]) gives MATQLPPPSKRQKTDLAEKARLQQDIQSIPDDLGSVRVQFFDQATGSATGPAVSVPVADATVKNLETLLNTLQGNEEDERVPYRFTFQSDNKDSKDSQTIDILADLYHSLLKPELKTTEDTVHLYFTPQAVFRVKAVSRCSASIAGHGEAILATSFSPISSSTMVSGSGDATARIWDCDTGTPLHTLKGHTSWVLAVSYSPNGLMIATGSMDNTVRIWDAKKGQVLGAPLKGHSKWITSLAWEPYHLQQSGSPRLASASKDSTVRIWDVISKRADIVLSGHKGSVTCVRWGGIGKIYTSSHDRSIKVWNSQTGTLIQTLSAHAHRVNHLALSTDFVLRTAYHDHTGKIPESDAEKVATAKKRFEQAATINNKIVEKLVSASDDFTMYLWEPESSNKPVARLLGHQKEVNHVTFSPDMAYIASAGFDNHVKLWNGRDGKFITTLRGHVGAVYQCCFSADSRLLVSSSKDTTLKVWNVRTGKLSMDLPGHKDEVFAVDWSPDGEKVGSGGKDKAIRIWRN, from the exons ATGGCtactcaacttcctcccccgAGTAAACGCCAAAAGACAGACCTTGCCGAAAAGGCGCGTCTGcagcaggatatccagagCATTCCGGACGATCTGGGCAGCGTCCGAGTGCAGTTCTTTGACCAAGCGACCGGCTCAGCAACAGGCCCAGCCGTCTCTGTCCCAGTAGCTGATGCTACAGTGAAGAATCTTGAGACTCTTCTGAACACATTACAAGGCAAT gaagaggatgagcgaGTGCCGTACCGATTTACCTTCCAGTCCGATAACAAGGACAGCAAAGACAGCCAGACGATTGATATTCTAGCGGACTTATACCACTCTCTATTGAAACCAGAACTGAAAACGACGGAAGATACTGTTCACTTATACTTTACCCCGCAAGCTGTTTTCCGAGTCAAGGCGGTTTCACGATGCTCTGCCTCCATCGCCGGACACGGCGAGGCGATTCTCGCAACCTCGTTTTCTCCCATTTCTTCCTCCACAATGGTCTCTGGTAGCGGAGATGCGACAGCCCGGATATGGGACTGCGATACAGGAACGCCATTGCACACATTGAAGGGACACACGAGCTGGGTGCTAGCTGTCAGCTACTCGCCGAATGGTCTGATGATCGCGACGGGAAGCATGGACAACACCGTACGGATATGGGATGCGAAAAAGGGTCAAGTACTAGGGGCTCCGTTGAAAGGGCACTCGAAATGGATCACGAGTCTAGCATGGGAGCCGTaccatctgcagcagtcCGGCAGCCCTCGCCTGGCTTCCGCGTCGAAGGACTCTACTGTCCGTATCTGGGATGTCATATCGAAGCGAGCAGACATTGTCCTCAGTGGACACAAGGGTTCAGTAACCTGCGTTCGGTGGGGTGGTATAGGCAAGATCTACACATCCTCCCATGACAGGTCAATCAAAGTATGGAACTCTCAAACTGGCACTCTGATCCAAACTTTGTCCGCCCACGCGCACCGCGTGAACCACCTCGCTCTATCCACGGATTTCGTCCTCAGGACAGCCTACCATGACCACACCGGGAAGATTCCCGAGTCAGACGCGGAGAAGGTCGCCACAGCAAAGAAGCGCTTCGAACAAGCAGCCACAATTAACAACAAAATCGTTGAAAAGCTCGTCTCTGCCAGCGACGATTTCACTATGTACCTCTGGGAGCCCGAGAGCTCCAACAAGCCCGTAGCACGTCTTCTAGGACACCAAAAGGAAGTCAACCATGTCACATTCTCCCCGGATATGGCCTACATCGCCTCTGCCGGGTTTGATAACCACGTCAAGCTATGGAATGGACGTGATGGGAA ATTCATCACAACCCTCCGCGGCCACGTTGGTGCCGTCTACCAATGCTGTTTCTCAGCCGATTCACGCCTTCTCGTCTCCTCGTCAAAGGACACAACGCTGAAGGTGTGGAATGTCCGCACTGGCAAACTCTCCATGGACCTGCCGGGCCACAAGGACGAGGTTTTTGCAGTAGATTGGAGTCCTGATGGGGAGAAAGTTGGCAGTGGAGGAAAGGATAAGGCGATTCGGATATGGAGAAAttag
- a CDS encoding uncharacterized protein (COG:S;~EggNog:ENOG410PWVC;~InterPro:IPR029675;~TransMembrane:2 (n10-25c30/31o251-270i282-306o);~go_component: GO:0000139 - Golgi membrane [Evidence IEA];~go_function: GO:0016757 - transferase activity, transferring glycosyl groups [Evidence IEA];~go_process: GO:0006506 - GPI anchor biosynthetic process [Evidence IEA]) has protein sequence MTLFTRKQRLFLIAFALFYIFLLFVYRFRSARDPGSFFFQPDEGYRPGYSVERIDESLDYLHAYNQSFNDPAHPSRNFTTPSDDASICVGVVTVKRPLEQKIDVTVASILDNLTEEQRATITVHVLFALTSPTDHPDYSLPWLPKVVDRILTYDNFDVPLWKIKRMEQRKDIKRKSIIDYSLSLKSCYEDTQAPWILMMEDDVVAQREWYNHTMQSVKTIQSWRSSDSIKNWLYVRLFYTEKFLGWNSQNWYIYMAWSVGLVAAVAVIGVQSRRSIRPVQGILNNTFIGVLCFVCVPLLIILYFLAGRVTMLPMRPGIHLMNSHGCCSQALLFPRENVPKLLDYMENLPSSRPYAVDTVIERMANANELDRLVIVPSQMQHVGAASFKEKRKHFRKGPHPVQGAHGVWSMGFERAYQE, from the coding sequence ATGACTCTCTTCACCAGGAAGCAGaggctcttcctcatcgcgTTCGCGCTCTTTTACATCTTTCTGCTCTTCGTCTATCGATTCCGATCTGCTCGAGACCCCGGCTCTTTTTTCTTCCAGCCAGATGAAGGATATCGTCCCGGATACAGCGTTGAAAGAATCGATGAATCGTTAGATTACCTTCACGCGTACAATCAGTCATTCAACGATCCCGCGCATCCCTCGCGAAATTTCACCACCCCCTCTGACGATGCCTCAATTTGTGTCGGAGTCGTCACGGTAAAGCGCCCGCTCGAGCAAAAAATCGATGTCACCGTCGCTTCCATCCTCGACAATTTGACCGAAGAACAACGCGCAACCATCACCGTCCATGTTCTGTTTGCACTGACCTCCCCCACCGACCACCCAGACTACAGCCTGCCCTGGCTCCCCAAAGTCGTCGATCGCATCCTCACCTACGATAACTTCGATGTTCCATTATGGAAAATCAAGCGCATGGAGCAAAGGAAGGACATAAAGCGCAAGTCTATAATTGACTATAGTCTGTCGCTCAAATCATGCTACGAAGATACCCAAGCGCcatggatattgatgatgGAGGACGACGTGGTCGCACAGCGTGAGTGGTATAACCACACCATGCAGAGCGTTAAAACGATCCAGTCATGGCGCAGCAGCGACTCCATCAAGAACTGGCTGTACGTCCGACTCTTCTATACCGAGAAATTTCTCGGGTGGAATTCGCAAAACTGGTACATTTACATGGCCTGGAGTGTCGGTCTTGTCGCAGCGGTCGCCGTTATAGGCGTCCAGAGCCGTCGATCGATCCGACCGGTACAGGGCATTCTAAACAACACATTCATTGGTGTCCTGTGCTTCGTGTGCGTACCTCTGCTCATCATCCTATACTTCCTCGCCGGCCGGGTCACAATGCTGCCCATGAGACCCGGTATCCACCTGATGAACAGCCACGGATGCTGCTCCCAGgcgcttctttttcctcgcGAGAATGTCCCCAAACTTCTCGATTACATGGAGAACTTGCCGAGTTCGCGGCCCTATGCGGTGGACACTGTGATTGAGCGGATGGCGAATGCGAATGAACTGGACCGGCTGGTGATAGTACCCTCTCAGATGCAGCATGTAGGTGCCGCTTCgttcaaggagaagaggaagcacTTTCGCAAGGGACCACACCCGGTACAAGGAGCACATGGGGTGTGGAGTATGGGGTTTGAAAGGGCCTACCAAGAATAA
- a CDS encoding putative IgE binding protein (COG:S;~EggNog:ENOG410PU4H;~SECRETED:SignalP(1-18)): MKLAIISTLLPLLGAALPASNPAPKNPEAFTVMATRSASPIHFLPLNAAGQSFWLGGKPSTYCPLPSGCPPGNTTVLAGNGAALSVVVPGGQQVYVAPSGALKFTQAHSAYIPPGSSYGPFEYKPGAQGSSFGYYEYSGWGAKGFMACPTDDNRWQVFAALQNATVPSGEVKDCLGFNALAVPSNQTGQTWQYV; encoded by the exons ATGAAGCTCGCTATCATTTccactctcctccctctgctGGGCGCCGCCCTCCCGGCATCCAACCCTGCACCAAAGAACCCAGAGGCTTTCACCGTCATGGCCACCCGCTCGGCCTCTcccatccacttcctcccTCTTAACGCCGCAGGCCAATCTTTCTGGCTCGGCGGAAAGCCCTCAACCTACTGCCCTCTCCCCTCCGGCTGCCCACCTGGCAACACCACCGTCCTCGCTGGCAACGGCGCTGCCCTG AGCGTCGTCGTCCCCGGCGGCCAACAAGTCTACGTCGCCCCCTCTGGTGCCCTGAAGTTCACCCAGGCCCACTCCGCATATATTCCCCCGGGCTCCTCATACGGTCCCTTCGAGTACAAGCCCGGTGCGCAGGGCTCGTCCTTCGGCTACTACGAGTACTCCGGCTGGGGCGCCAAGGGCTTCATGGCTTGCCCCACCGATGACAACCGCTGGCAGGTATTCGCCGCGCTGCAGAACGCGACTGTCCCCAGTGGTGAGGTGAAGGATTGCCTTGGTTTCAATGCGCTTGCTGTGCCGAGTAACCAGACTGGCCAGACGTGGCAGTATGTTTAA
- a CDS encoding uncharacterized protein (COG:S;~EggNog:ENOG410PJMB;~TransMembrane:1 (o168-186i)) — MNQPLRDIRVCKLPYSINGQATLKAQPEFSRPASASRPFGRLLLLSLRGPVLFEGLFNPNISLTTDEWKDLIESELDSSIPEGKMIQCLARVPDILHQARNIDNTEESGLLLHLQTELRALYTISRTICTQLRARLLELEAPGALYTVAARASLNLPPVMLHAHYQRTYGFAIIIALCLNYVLVAMRANDSESNFKPDAAYLAREMLNIAENAVAYRPLGASFVPLGLLAARMAVGIDNDECNAQPQPLVDELQRWYLDYQADFNGEGHEQARLEKIFGRLRPLEI; from the exons ATGAACCAGCCACTGAGAGATATTAGAGTATGCAAACTCCCTTACAGTATCAACGGACAGGCCACACTGAAGGCGCAGCCAGAATTCTCAAGGCCCGCAAGCGCATCACGCCCCTTTGGGCGCTTGCTTTTGCTATCATTGCGCGGACCCGTA TTATTCGAAGGTCTATTCAACCCCAATATCAGCCTAACCACAGATGAGTGGAAAGACCTGATAGAGAGCGAACTGGATTCAAGCATCCCCGAGGGTAAAATGATCCAATGTCTCGCCCGTGTCCCCGATATCCTCCACCAAGCCAGAAATATAGACAACACGGAAGAAAGcggcctcctccttcatctccaaaCAGAGCTGCGAGCGTTATACACCATATCCCGCACCATCTGCACCCAGCTCCGCGCCCGActcctcgaactcgaagccCCCGGCGCTTTATACACCGTCGCTGCGCGCGCCTCCCTCAACCTTCCCCCGGTAATGTTGCATGCCCACTACCAACGGACCTACGGCTTCGCTATCATCATCGCGCTGTGCTTGAACTACGTCCTTGTAGCCATGCGTGCAAATGACAGCGAAAGCAACTTTAAGCCCGACGCGGCGTATCTCGCACGGGAGATGCTCAATATCGCGGAAAACGCCGTGGCGTACCGTCCGCTAGGAGCTTCATTTGTGCCACTGGGGTTGCTTGCTGCGAGAATGGCTGTTGGGATTGACAATGATGAGTGCAACgcccagcctcagcctcttGTGGATGAGCTGCAGCGCTGGTACCTGGATTACCAGGCGGATTTCAATGGGGAGGGGCATGAACAGGCCAGGCTGGAAAAGATATTTGGTAGATTGCGCCCGCTCGAGATCTAA